From Methanocalculus natronophilus, one genomic window encodes:
- a CDS encoding cobalt-precorrin-7 (C(5))-methyltransferase — protein MKVVGVGCGSGMLTEEGIVAIRRAKLIYGSRRAIERVRQHISPDCTVRTIKDYTAIADLPDDAVILSTGDPLLAGLGHPGAEIICGISSLQVAFARIGVPWSTVSVVDAHGRDHNKAIGDVVIDCRRNRPVFIIADPKFPVHALAEALRGMECVISICQDLGEPDERIITGTPEKPPVPDSKLFCCIVLPGRAE, from the coding sequence ATGAAGGTGGTTGGTGTCGGATGCGGGAGCGGGATGCTGACCGAAGAGGGGATCGTAGCAATCCGGAGAGCGAAGCTGATCTATGGATCCAGAAGGGCAATAGAGCGGGTACGGCAGCATATCAGCCCTGACTGCACCGTCAGGACGATCAAAGATTATACAGCCATTGCAGACCTCCCCGATGATGCAGTGATCCTCTCCACAGGCGATCCCCTCCTTGCGGGACTCGGACACCCCGGCGCTGAGATCATCTGCGGGATATCAAGCCTCCAGGTCGCCTTTGCACGGATTGGAGTTCCCTGGAGCACCGTCTCGGTGGTGGACGCCCATGGAAGAGATCACAACAAGGCAATCGGTGATGTTGTCATTGATTGCAGAAGGAACCGGCCCGTCTTCATCATCGCTGATCCGAAATTCCCGGTGCACGCACTTGCAGAGGCACTCCGGGGGATGGAGTGTGTGATCTCTATCTGCCAGGACCTTGGGGAACCGGATGAGCGGATCATCACGGGAACGCCGGAGAAACCCCCTGTTCCCGATTCAAAACTCTTCTGCTGTATCGTTCTGCCCGGGCGGGCAGAGTGA